A window of Halomonas sp. GFAJ-1 contains these coding sequences:
- a CDS encoding diguanylate cyclase codes for MNLVQKHLLVVDDNSINVELLLDLLDDHGFANTHGISDPRQVLAYCQQQLPDLILLDIRMPYLDGYAVIHQLQNHFAHNAPPVIVLTAQIDDETRQRALDLGIRDFVTKPFKHDEVLQRIRNALSVEHRYQVRDQQAENLERMVAKRTKELERQSRTDPITQFANRRALTEMLRKAAMSGKGTGLLFIALDHLDDVIRLHGYGVADQLMGHIAQQLSARLTASCELGLWGGSELLVIADSAELDKLRKLAATLLSCFDQDQALGDLLLPLSARIGISWAGGHFDIARLVHMAALALPQSGTLQIQCYNETLEAKQRHRLHLQQAIRGAIDRGEMSLAFQPKLSLSTQRIIGAEALLRWHHPELGQVSPADFIPLAEASGDILAIGEWVLNDAMRHIVNWRKHGLLNDDFHIAVNVAARQLARKDFAEKLLARLAEHAIPQRFFALEVTESGIMSDMQNARAQLAQLASVNIAVAIDDFGTGHSSLAYVKTLPFKTLKIDRAFVMDLEEDAVDRQLALTITQLAHAVGCDVVAEGIETAAQADYLRSIGCEAAQGYYYARPLAANEFFTWCKAWTPRHHPATDMESINGT; via the coding sequence ATGAACCTCGTTCAGAAACATCTGCTGGTCGTCGATGACAACAGTATTAATGTCGAGCTTCTCCTCGACCTGCTAGACGATCACGGTTTCGCCAACACACACGGCATCAGCGATCCTCGCCAGGTACTTGCCTACTGTCAGCAACAGCTGCCCGACTTAATCCTGCTGGATATTCGCATGCCTTATTTAGACGGCTATGCGGTCATCCACCAGCTACAGAACCATTTTGCCCACAACGCCCCACCGGTTATCGTGCTGACGGCACAGATCGATGACGAGACGCGCCAACGGGCCCTTGATCTTGGCATACGCGACTTTGTGACTAAGCCGTTTAAGCACGATGAAGTCTTACAGCGTATTCGTAATGCCTTGAGCGTCGAACACCGTTATCAAGTACGTGATCAGCAAGCCGAAAACTTAGAGCGCATGGTAGCAAAGCGCACTAAAGAGCTGGAGCGTCAGTCCCGCACCGACCCAATTACCCAGTTTGCTAATCGGCGGGCTTTAACCGAGATGCTGCGCAAAGCCGCTATGAGTGGCAAAGGCACCGGACTACTGTTTATTGCCCTTGATCACCTAGACGACGTAATACGACTGCATGGCTATGGCGTTGCCGACCAGCTAATGGGGCATATTGCCCAACAGCTCTCTGCCCGTTTAACGGCTTCCTGCGAACTGGGACTATGGGGGGGCAGCGAGTTATTAGTGATTGCCGACAGTGCCGAGCTTGATAAGCTGCGTAAGCTAGCGGCAACGCTACTAAGCTGTTTCGACCAGGATCAAGCGCTAGGGGATTTACTGCTACCCCTTAGCGCACGTATTGGCATTAGCTGGGCCGGAGGCCATTTCGATATAGCGCGCCTTGTGCATATGGCAGCCCTGGCGCTCCCCCAAAGCGGCACACTACAGATTCAGTGCTATAACGAAACCTTAGAAGCCAAGCAGCGACATCGGCTGCACCTTCAGCAAGCGATACGCGGTGCCATTGACCGCGGCGAGATGTCCCTCGCTTTTCAGCCTAAGCTCTCGTTAAGCACTCAGCGCATTATTGGCGCCGAAGCGCTGCTCCGCTGGCATCATCCCGAGCTTGGCCAGGTATCCCCCGCCGACTTTATTCCTCTGGCGGAAGCCAGCGGTGATATTCTCGCCATTGGTGAGTGGGTGCTCAACGATGCTATGCGCCATATTGTGAATTGGCGCAAGCATGGCCTCCTAAACGATGATTTTCACATCGCAGTAAACGTGGCAGCCCGCCAGCTAGCGCGGAAAGACTTCGCTGAAAAACTACTCGCCCGACTAGCCGAACATGCGATCCCACAGCGTTTTTTTGCCCTAGAAGTCACTGAGTCGGGCATAATGAGCGATATGCAAAATGCCCGCGCGCAGCTAGCCCAGTTGGCCAGCGTCAATATTGCCGTCGCAATTGATGATTTCGGCACAGGCCACTCATCGCTTGCCTATGTAAAAACGCTACCGTTCAAAACATTAAAGATCGACCGCGCTTTTGTGATGGATCTAGAAGAAGACGCTGTAGATCGCCAGTTGGCGCTAACCATTACCCAACTAGCCCATGCGGTGGGCTGCGATGTAGTGGCAGAAGGCATAGAAACCGCGGCACAAGCAGACTACCTACGCTCAATTGGCTGCGAAGCGGCGCAAGGGTATTACTATGCCCGCCCACTCGCCGCGAACGAATTTTTCACCTGGTGCAAGGCGTGGACACCCCGCCACCACCCGGCTACTGACATGGAGTCTATTAATGGCACATGA
- a CDS encoding histidine kinase: MQAADLPDNETQRLTALHALHVLDTPIDEAFDRITQLAQDLFDVPIALVSLVDKERQWFKSHSGLDTCETSREISFCAHAVAKNAPLVIENALNDPRFVDNPLVENTPQIRFYAGHPLRPSEGLPVGTLCLIDRKPRTFSQRDRHLLKSLAGQAEELLRHHQMRRSLAQTTRRYEALFNESATGIIRIDRAGKVLSINPFALTMLGYDHHEVIGQNVAMLTPAAISARHDNFISNFLAGGAPKVIGRGREVEAQHKKGHTIPVHLAVNAIHNEHGDVAEFLGILTDLSSVHDATQRIQKEQSLLKVLHQGITDYQALMSGERLWTFLMEALRELTDSDYALIGEVLPTDTTNALKIHAITDLSWNPESRHLMEQLRSGNMMLTNPHSLLGRVFAYGEVIITDDVYSHIKRGGFPAGHPRLTNYLGAPIFSGERLIGMFAIANSKQPLNQALLDWLQPFTDTCALLINLYRQMAEREQVTRDLANARDQAEQANKAKSEFLSSMSHELRTPLNAIIGFAQLLAKGRREPLSDKQQRQVGQIEKSGQHLLSLINDVLDLAKIEAGLTPLSLEPLLIANVLDDACSTLEANIDAAGITLSRAPLACSWQVIADYTRTKQILLNLLSNAIKYNCVDGVITIDAEQDGNMLRISITDTGCGIAVARQHELFEPFNRLDAEYSTIQGTGIGLAITKQLVERMDGQIGFKSQPEKGSCFWFTLPITDQAAQPAHVMANHGNETIDSSASTYTLLYIEDNPTNQRLMEDIIEDFKQIQLQTVTNAELGLEIMRHSPPDLVLMDIHLPGMNGYQALNAMQQDTQLQHINVVALSANAMDRDLKYGLAAGFADYLTKPIDIEKLTATLKRFLAVTLKE; encoded by the coding sequence ATGCAAGCCGCCGATCTACCTGATAACGAAACGCAGCGCCTGACGGCCTTGCATGCGCTCCATGTGCTTGACACACCCATTGATGAAGCATTTGATCGCATTACTCAGCTTGCCCAAGATCTTTTTGACGTGCCTATTGCGCTAGTATCCCTGGTAGATAAAGAGCGTCAGTGGTTTAAATCCCATAGCGGGCTAGATACCTGTGAAACCAGCCGCGAGATCTCGTTTTGCGCCCATGCAGTTGCTAAAAATGCACCGCTAGTGATTGAAAACGCACTAAATGATCCCCGCTTTGTCGATAATCCGCTTGTCGAAAACACCCCCCAAATTCGCTTTTATGCAGGGCACCCACTGCGGCCCAGCGAAGGCTTACCCGTCGGCACGCTGTGCTTGATTGATAGAAAGCCGCGCACTTTTAGCCAGCGAGACCGCCACCTATTAAAAAGCCTCGCGGGCCAAGCAGAAGAGCTGCTGCGCCACCATCAAATGCGCCGCTCCCTGGCGCAAACCACCCGACGCTATGAGGCGCTATTTAATGAGAGTGCTACCGGCATTATTCGTATCGACCGAGCTGGCAAGGTATTAAGCATTAACCCCTTTGCGCTCACCATGCTGGGATATGACCACCACGAAGTCATTGGCCAAAATGTTGCCATGCTAACGCCTGCCGCTATTAGCGCAAGGCACGATAACTTCATTAGTAACTTCTTAGCCGGCGGCGCGCCTAAGGTAATTGGCCGAGGACGAGAAGTGGAGGCACAGCATAAAAAGGGCCACACCATTCCGGTGCATTTAGCCGTCAATGCCATCCATAACGAGCACGGCGACGTTGCTGAGTTTTTAGGTATCTTGACCGATTTAAGCAGCGTCCATGACGCCACGCAGCGCATACAAAAAGAGCAAAGCCTATTAAAAGTACTCCACCAGGGTATTACGGATTACCAAGCACTTATGTCTGGCGAGCGGCTGTGGACATTCTTAATGGAAGCGCTGCGCGAGCTTACCGACAGCGACTATGCGTTGATTGGCGAAGTGCTGCCCACCGATACCACCAATGCGCTTAAAATTCATGCGATTACCGACCTCTCTTGGAACCCGGAGTCGCGCCACTTAATGGAGCAGCTCCGCAGTGGCAATATGATGTTAACCAACCCCCATTCGCTGCTGGGACGTGTTTTCGCTTATGGTGAGGTTATTATCACCGACGATGTTTATAGCCATATCAAGCGCGGCGGCTTCCCTGCTGGCCACCCCCGATTGACCAATTACTTGGGCGCACCAATCTTCAGCGGCGAGCGCTTAATTGGCATGTTTGCCATTGCCAACAGCAAGCAGCCCCTAAACCAAGCGCTGCTGGACTGGCTTCAGCCGTTTACCGACACCTGCGCCTTACTGATTAATCTTTATCGGCAAATGGCCGAACGCGAGCAAGTCACCCGGGATTTAGCTAACGCCCGTGACCAGGCAGAGCAAGCCAATAAAGCCAAGAGTGAGTTTCTCTCCTCTATGAGCCATGAGCTGCGCACGCCCCTCAATGCCATTATTGGTTTTGCACAGCTATTAGCCAAAGGGCGCCGCGAGCCGCTAAGCGACAAACAGCAGCGCCAGGTAGGTCAAATTGAGAAAAGCGGCCAACACCTATTGAGCTTAATTAATGATGTGCTCGACTTAGCCAAAATAGAGGCAGGTCTTACCCCGCTCTCCCTTGAGCCGCTGCTTATTGCCAACGTCCTAGATGATGCCTGTAGCACTCTGGAAGCCAACATTGACGCGGCAGGTATCACCCTAAGCCGCGCCCCATTAGCTTGCTCTTGGCAGGTTATTGCCGACTATACTCGCACCAAACAAATTCTGCTTAACCTGCTCTCCAACGCCATCAAATACAACTGTGTTGATGGCGTGATTACGATTGATGCTGAACAAGATGGCAATATGCTGCGTATTAGCATTACCGATACCGGCTGCGGTATTGCAGTAGCGCGCCAGCACGAACTGTTTGAGCCGTTCAATCGGCTGGATGCCGAGTACAGCACCATTCAAGGCACCGGCATTGGATTGGCCATCACCAAACAGCTTGTGGAGCGCATGGACGGACAAATTGGCTTTAAGAGCCAGCCAGAAAAGGGGTCTTGCTTTTGGTTCACGTTGCCCATTACCGATCAAGCAGCGCAGCCTGCTCACGTGATGGCTAACCACGGCAACGAAACAATCGACAGCAGTGCATCCACTTACACGCTGCTTTATATCGAAGACAACCCCACCAACCAGCGGCTGATGGAAGATATCATCGAGGACTTTAAACAAATCCAGCTGCAAACCGTTACCAACGCAGAGTTGGGACTGGAAATTATGCGCCACTCCCCGCCGGATTTAGTGCTCATGGATATTCATTTACCGGGCATGAACGGCTACCAAGCGCTCAACGCCATGCAGCAAGACACTCAGCTGCAGCACATCAACGTGGTGGCGCTGTCCGCCAACGCCATGGACCGCGACCTAAAATATGGCTTAGCCGCCGGCTTCGCCGACTATCTCACCAAGCCTATTGATATTGAAAAACTAACCGCCACGCTCAAGCGGTTTCTCGCGGTGACGCTCAAGGAGTAG
- a CDS encoding cell division protein FtsB yields MHKWLVVALLAVLGLLQYQLWLGNGGWQDLQQVEERVAVQEAANVPLRDRNARLAAEVTDLKTGLDAIEERARSDMGMVRSDEQFFWVPGVAIEAELIGLNAGLVVQPKLTDERAGQ; encoded by the coding sequence ATGCATAAATGGCTAGTGGTTGCGCTACTTGCCGTGTTGGGGTTGCTCCAATACCAGCTGTGGCTAGGCAATGGGGGCTGGCAAGACCTTCAGCAAGTAGAAGAGCGTGTAGCCGTGCAAGAAGCTGCCAATGTACCGCTGCGCGATCGTAACGCACGACTAGCGGCAGAAGTCACCGATCTTAAAACCGGCCTGGATGCCATTGAGGAGCGCGCCCGCAGTGACATGGGCATGGTACGTAGCGACGAGCAGTTTTTCTGGGTGCCAGGTGTGGCCATTGAAGCCGAGTTGATAGGCCTTAACGCAGGTTTAGTGGTGCAGCCAAAACTGACGGATGAAAGGGCAGGCCAATGA
- a CDS encoding 2-isopropylmalate synthase — MPAFDHRKYRPAPRVPAFNRQWPDRDLTQAPIWVSEDLRDGNQALLEPMTVEQKQRFWHQIIKVGIKEVMVGFPSASQPDYDFVRWLIEENQIPDDVTIAVLVQCREHLIEKTFASLVGVKRAIIHLYNSTSTIQRERVFEMDRDGITDIAVQGATWVKTYAEQYPDVEWRFQYSPESFSSTEIDFSLAICEAVMDVWQPTPDNKCILNLPTTVEVAGPHHHGDQIEYFCQHISRRDSVIVSVHTHNDRGGAVASAELALLAGADRVEGTLLGNGERTGNMDIVTLAMNLYSQGIDPELDLSNPDEIVQVVHECTGITVHPRHPWVGEMVYTAFSGSHQDAIRKSLKHQKPDEPWQVAYLPIDPHDIGRDYQAVIRVNSQSGKGGMAFLLERDYGINLPRWMMLALAPYVQKESERRNSELSSEIIRQVMFDNFAYDAPLALADYQLSKGQREGIDITLWQGTETLRLSGTGNGAMSSFTDAWKKHSGSHVAIIDYSEHSLGGDSEANAIAFVQLNIDGQRVCAVAEDSDTVSASLKALLSGINSVYPAASQRQRENATLEA, encoded by the coding sequence ATGCCCGCTTTCGATCATCGCAAGTACCGCCCTGCTCCACGTGTTCCCGCGTTTAATCGCCAATGGCCCGACCGCGACCTTACCCAGGCGCCGATTTGGGTCAGTGAAGACCTGCGCGATGGTAACCAGGCACTACTTGAACCGATGACCGTTGAGCAAAAGCAGCGTTTTTGGCATCAGATCATCAAAGTAGGCATTAAAGAGGTGATGGTCGGCTTTCCTTCGGCCAGCCAGCCCGACTACGACTTTGTCCGCTGGCTAATCGAAGAGAATCAAATTCCCGACGACGTAACCATTGCAGTGCTAGTGCAGTGCCGTGAACACCTGATCGAAAAAACTTTTGCCTCATTAGTCGGCGTGAAGCGGGCGATTATTCACCTGTATAACTCCACCTCCACTATCCAGCGTGAGCGGGTATTTGAGATGGATCGCGACGGCATTACCGATATCGCTGTACAGGGTGCTACCTGGGTAAAAACCTATGCCGAGCAATACCCTGACGTTGAGTGGCGTTTTCAATACTCGCCAGAGAGCTTTTCCAGCACTGAAATCGACTTTTCACTCGCTATTTGCGAAGCCGTGATGGATGTGTGGCAGCCTACGCCCGACAACAAATGCATTCTGAACCTGCCCACAACGGTAGAAGTGGCAGGGCCACATCACCATGGGGATCAAATCGAGTATTTTTGTCAGCATATTAGCCGCCGGGACAGCGTGATTGTTTCTGTACACACCCACAACGACCGCGGCGGCGCAGTGGCTTCAGCGGAGCTTGCATTGCTGGCGGGTGCTGACCGTGTCGAAGGCACGCTGTTGGGTAACGGCGAACGTACCGGCAATATGGATATCGTCACCTTGGCCATGAATCTCTATAGCCAAGGCATCGACCCCGAGCTTGACCTCTCAAACCCGGACGAAATTGTCCAGGTCGTCCATGAGTGCACCGGTATCACTGTGCACCCGCGCCACCCCTGGGTGGGCGAAATGGTCTATACCGCGTTTTCCGGCAGCCACCAGGACGCTATTCGTAAATCACTCAAGCATCAAAAACCCGACGAGCCTTGGCAAGTGGCCTATCTGCCCATTGACCCCCACGATATCGGCCGCGACTACCAAGCCGTGATTCGTGTAAACAGCCAGTCGGGCAAAGGCGGCATGGCCTTTTTGCTGGAGCGGGATTACGGCATCAACCTGCCCCGCTGGATGATGCTGGCACTCGCCCCCTATGTGCAAAAAGAGAGCGAGCGGCGCAATAGCGAGCTTTCCAGTGAAATTATACGCCAGGTGATGTTCGATAACTTTGCGTATGATGCGCCTCTCGCCCTGGCTGACTACCAGCTTTCCAAGGGCCAACGGGAGGGTATCGACATTACGCTTTGGCAGGGAACCGAAACGCTGCGGCTTTCAGGCACGGGCAATGGCGCTATGTCTTCGTTCACCGACGCCTGGAAAAAACACTCCGGTAGCCACGTGGCGATTATAGATTACAGCGAGCACTCCCTAGGTGGCGACAGCGAGGCCAATGCCATTGCCTTTGTCCAGCTCAACATCGACGGGCAGCGGGTTTGTGCCGTAGCCGAAGATAGCGATACCGTAAGCGCATCGCTAAAGGCGCTGTTATCAGGGATTAATTCGGTTTACCCCGCGGCTTCTCAGCGCCAGCGTGAAAATGCCACGCTGGAAGCTTAA
- a CDS encoding 2-C-methyl-D-erythritol 4-phosphate cytidylyltransferase: MSNSLWLIVPAAGQGKRMGADKPKQYLTIAERSILAHTLHRLNAAFPKAQLVLCLDSDDHWFDPTWVPFTHWQRVTGGAERMDSVLNALQAIPAHASDLVIVHDVARPCITSADLQALYKAASEHPDGALLAMPVADTMKRANAEQLSMATEPRDGLWHALTPQGFRYDLLRTALEHAVETRCVVTDEASAVEALGKAPRLVSGRRDNLKVTHPDDLALTAAIMASQSA; the protein is encoded by the coding sequence ATGAGCAACTCACTGTGGCTGATTGTTCCGGCCGCGGGTCAGGGCAAGCGTATGGGCGCTGATAAGCCCAAGCAGTATCTCACCATTGCCGAGCGATCGATCCTTGCGCATACCCTTCACCGCCTAAACGCGGCTTTTCCCAAGGCGCAGCTAGTGCTCTGCCTAGACAGTGATGATCACTGGTTCGACCCCACTTGGGTGCCGTTCACCCATTGGCAGCGAGTGACCGGTGGCGCTGAACGTATGGATAGCGTATTAAACGCGTTACAAGCAATACCGGCCCACGCCAGCGACTTAGTAATAGTGCACGACGTAGCGCGGCCCTGTATCACCTCAGCTGATTTGCAGGCGCTCTACAAGGCAGCCAGTGAGCACCCCGACGGCGCGCTGCTTGCCATGCCGGTGGCGGACACCATGAAGCGTGCCAACGCGGAGCAGCTTAGCATGGCCACCGAACCGCGCGACGGGCTGTGGCATGCGCTAACACCCCAGGGCTTTCGCTATGACCTGCTACGCACTGCCCTTGAGCATGCCGTTGAAACGCGCTGTGTTGTGACTGATGAGGCTTCCGCCGTCGAGGCGCTGGGTAAGGCCCCGCGCTTAGTGAGTGGGCGGCGCGATAATTTAAAAGTTACCCACCCCGATGATCTCGCCCTTACCGCAGCGATTATGGCGTCGCAGTCGGCCTGA
- a CDS encoding 2-C-methyl-D-erythritol 2,4-cyclodiphosphate synthase codes for MRIGHGFDVHRFGPGDHLMIGGVKLPFEQGFVAHSDGDVLLHTVSDALLGACALGDIGRHFPDTDPTWEGADSRDLLRRVVYLVREQGFGVVNLDATLMAQAPKMAPHIDAMRRVIAEDLGVDVGQVNVKATTTERLGFTGRGEGIAAEAVVLVERLEALNA; via the coding sequence ATGCGAATTGGTCATGGATTTGATGTGCACCGTTTTGGGCCTGGTGACCACTTAATGATTGGTGGCGTAAAGCTACCTTTTGAACAGGGGTTTGTGGCCCACTCCGATGGGGATGTGTTGCTGCATACGGTCAGCGACGCGTTGCTTGGGGCCTGCGCATTAGGCGATATTGGTCGCCACTTCCCCGATACTGACCCCACGTGGGAGGGCGCCGATAGCCGGGACTTACTGCGCCGCGTGGTGTATCTGGTGCGCGAGCAGGGCTTTGGTGTAGTTAACCTGGATGCCACGCTGATGGCCCAGGCACCTAAAATGGCGCCACATATCGATGCCATGCGTAGAGTGATTGCCGAAGACCTAGGCGTGGACGTAGGGCAAGTAAACGTAAAAGCCACCACCACCGAACGGCTTGGGTTTACCGGGCGTGGCGAAGGGATTGCCGCTGAAGCCGTGGTGTTAGTCGAGCGCTTAGAGGCGTTGAATGCTTAA
- a CDS encoding transcriptional regulator HexR — protein MAHDLLDRIRERLEDLNRSERKVANVILEDPAAATSLSIASLAQAASVSEPTVNRFCRNFGAKGFPDFKIKLAQSLAGGTPYVTRAVEPGDSATQYTHKIFGATIAALDEAQREVDMAAIERMVDYLTQAKQVHFFGLGASGAVAQDAQHKFFRFNLPVMAYVDVLMQRMVAAACHTGDVVVVISYTGRTRELVDIARVAREAGAVVLGITAPNSPLSQECTATLEVATPEDTDHYMPMTSRMIQLTLIDALATGVTLRRGEDFLPHLKKIKDSLRDTRFPIEKTGK, from the coding sequence ATGGCACATGACCTGCTTGACCGTATACGCGAACGCTTGGAAGACTTGAACCGCTCGGAACGCAAAGTCGCCAACGTTATTCTTGAAGATCCAGCCGCCGCGACCAGCCTGAGCATAGCAAGCCTCGCCCAAGCGGCCAGCGTCAGCGAGCCCACGGTCAACCGGTTTTGCCGCAACTTTGGTGCCAAAGGCTTTCCCGACTTTAAAATCAAGCTCGCCCAAAGCCTTGCCGGTGGCACACCCTACGTTACCCGGGCAGTCGAGCCTGGCGATTCCGCAACCCAGTACACCCATAAAATTTTTGGCGCGACGATCGCAGCGTTAGATGAAGCTCAACGGGAAGTAGATATGGCGGCCATCGAACGTATGGTCGACTACCTCACCCAGGCGAAGCAGGTGCATTTTTTTGGCCTCGGCGCCTCTGGCGCTGTCGCACAAGACGCCCAGCACAAATTTTTCCGCTTCAACCTGCCGGTCATGGCCTATGTCGATGTGTTAATGCAGCGCATGGTAGCCGCTGCCTGCCATACCGGGGACGTAGTGGTGGTGATTTCTTACACAGGCCGTACTCGAGAATTGGTCGATATCGCGCGGGTAGCCCGGGAAGCAGGCGCCGTGGTGCTGGGGATTACCGCTCCTAACTCCCCGCTTTCCCAAGAGTGCACCGCCACCCTAGAAGTTGCCACACCGGAGGACACCGACCACTATATGCCGATGACCTCACGGATGATTCAATTGACGCTCATTGATGCACTGGCAACAGGGGTTACCCTACGGCGCGGCGAAGACTTTCTGCCGCACCTTAAGAAAATCAAAGATAGCCTGCGCGATACCCGTTTTCCTATTGAGAAAACCGGCAAATAA
- a CDS encoding aldehyde dehydrogenase: MKRDLTGVFHAQQHAVEQAPYPSLSTRRERLGRLARMTKRHQHDIVRAIQADFGKRSETEIRLAEISGVLQAIGYTRLRLWRWMRPRRASMPWRLLPAKAHIVPQPLGVVGVMAPWNYPWSLAIMPAIDAFAAGNVVMLKPSEHAPNTSALLAKLIPQYFTEEEFSVIEGGVEVAEAFSALPFDHLLFTGSSQVGRRVALSAAANLTPVTLELGGKSPAIVAADADVDRAAAAIVFGKGMNAGQTCIAPDYVLVESRRLDAMIKALTQAIAHQRPNDKDATSAINERHQQRLDNLLEEARDHGCRIIDAGPHAPVLIIDPTHDLAVMREEIFGRCLPVIGVKNIDDAIAYVNARPHPLALYAFTDDKALQLTLRQHTHSGALVFNETLLHHAVPSLPFGGVGESGMGSYHGRHGFERFSHLRGIFYQSKRPSSRLIRPPYRRWLMKLLRLG; the protein is encoded by the coding sequence ATGAAACGCGATCTAACCGGTGTGTTCCACGCTCAGCAGCACGCTGTTGAACAGGCGCCCTACCCTTCGCTCAGCACCCGGCGTGAACGGTTGGGCCGCTTAGCACGCATGACAAAGCGTCACCAGCACGACATTGTCCGCGCTATTCAGGCAGATTTTGGAAAACGTAGTGAAACGGAAATCCGCTTAGCTGAAATTAGCGGCGTGCTACAAGCCATTGGCTATACCCGGCTTCGGCTTTGGCGTTGGATGCGCCCCCGACGCGCAAGCATGCCCTGGCGGCTACTGCCCGCTAAAGCGCATATTGTGCCGCAACCATTAGGCGTCGTCGGGGTGATGGCACCTTGGAACTACCCCTGGAGCCTCGCCATCATGCCCGCCATAGACGCCTTTGCTGCGGGCAATGTGGTGATGCTCAAACCCAGCGAGCATGCGCCAAATACCAGCGCGCTGCTCGCCAAGCTGATTCCTCAATACTTCACAGAAGAAGAGTTTAGCGTCATAGAGGGCGGTGTAGAGGTAGCTGAAGCGTTCAGCGCCCTGCCGTTCGATCACCTGTTGTTTACGGGTTCTTCCCAGGTTGGGCGCAGGGTTGCACTTTCAGCCGCCGCTAATTTAACCCCGGTGACTCTTGAGCTTGGCGGTAAATCGCCCGCGATTGTAGCCGCCGATGCTGATGTTGATCGCGCCGCCGCCGCCATTGTGTTTGGCAAAGGCATGAACGCCGGACAAACCTGCATTGCACCCGACTATGTATTGGTAGAAAGCCGCCGTTTAGACGCCATGATCAAAGCGTTAACCCAAGCCATTGCACACCAGCGGCCTAACGACAAAGACGCAACCTCAGCGATCAACGAACGCCATCAACAGCGCCTTGATAATCTGCTTGAAGAAGCACGGGACCACGGCTGCCGCATTATTGATGCAGGCCCCCATGCGCCCGTGCTCATTATTGACCCCACCCACGACCTAGCGGTGATGCGCGAAGAGATCTTTGGCCGCTGCCTGCCAGTCATTGGCGTTAAAAATATCGATGACGCCATTGCCTATGTGAATGCCCGCCCCCACCCGCTAGCGCTTTATGCGTTCACCGATGATAAAGCGCTTCAGTTAACGTTACGCCAACACACCCATTCTGGGGCGCTGGTGTTTAACGAAACCCTGCTGCATCACGCGGTACCCTCGCTACCTTTTGGCGGTGTCGGCGAGAGCGGCATGGGCAGTTATCACGGGCGTCATGGCTTTGAGCGTTTTAGCCATCTACGCGGTATTTTCTACCAATCTAAACGGCCATCCAGCCGGCTTATTAGGCCGCCTTATCGGCGCTGGTTAATGAAGTTACTGAGGCTTGGTTAA
- a CDS encoding molecular chaperone DnaK, with protein sequence MNHPEVDIPAIRQKLLALEAALKEESTESASSRETVVLDQTSVGRLSRMDALQGQAMAKAEEQRRQLTLKRISGALQRIDQESFGECIECGEWIGTKRLTSDPVVLKCIECAE encoded by the coding sequence ATGAATCACCCTGAGGTGGACATTCCTGCAATACGGCAAAAACTGCTGGCGCTGGAGGCTGCTTTAAAAGAAGAGAGCACTGAGAGCGCTTCTTCAAGAGAGACGGTGGTGCTTGACCAAACCTCGGTGGGGCGGCTTTCGCGAATGGATGCGCTGCAGGGGCAGGCAATGGCCAAAGCTGAGGAGCAGCGCCGCCAATTGACGCTTAAGCGTATTAGCGGCGCGTTACAACGTATTGATCAAGAGAGCTTTGGTGAGTGCATTGAGTGTGGTGAATGGATTGGTACCAAACGCCTCACTTCGGACCCGGTAGTGCTGAAGTGTATCGAGTGCGCGGAGTAA
- a CDS encoding AsnC family transcriptional regulator, which produces MPVVPLELDRFDRRILDVLQQEGRISNQELAERIGLSPSPCLRRVRALEEHGLITQYRADVDARQLGYQLMVLLHISMDKHTPERFDNFERHIRQIPNVIECLIITGQAADFQLKILVRDMDDYQHLLLHVINRIEGVTGAHTSFVLRRVFEHRPVPTENT; this is translated from the coding sequence ATGCCGGTAGTCCCGCTTGAACTTGACCGTTTTGATCGCCGTATTCTTGATGTGCTTCAGCAAGAGGGGCGCATCAGCAACCAGGAACTGGCTGAGCGGATCGGCTTATCGCCATCGCCCTGCCTACGCCGCGTGCGTGCGCTGGAAGAACACGGGTTAATTACCCAGTATCGTGCCGATGTGGATGCGCGTCAGCTGGGTTACCAGCTTATGGTGCTGCTGCACATCTCCATGGATAAGCACACCCCTGAACGTTTTGATAACTTCGAGCGCCATATTCGACAAATCCCCAATGTGATTGAGTGTTTGATCATTACTGGCCAGGCCGCTGATTTCCAGCTCAAGATTCTGGTGCGGGATATGGATGACTATCAGCACCTTTTACTGCACGTGATTAACCGTATCGAAGGGGTGACTGGCGCCCATACCAGCTTTGTGTTGCGCCGAGTATTTGAACACCGCCCGGTGCCCACGGAAAACACTTGA